In Spirochaetales bacterium, a single window of DNA contains:
- a CDS encoding MMPL family transporter, with amino-acid sequence METNSSLKSRLLGRWGRWAVTNWQRALLIGFAVTIILAMGFFFLSMEMTFYSILPRYSNKVVELKHIVEQFPLSSAITVVVEARDKGDRERAALSVAESVDALTDEFGKAEYSEYIDNVTGKLEKEFFGRYGLIIQKKEDLERFVDIFGSLDFIPLLIGLNNDFEAEYSGNEAKLEEDERTAVSQFRGLEKLLLIMKTAAEGKAVSDETIEETTDRLLFGDEYFFNRDNTMALFIIQPTFDVNDLEALVTAVPLMDRVAKRIAKEHGTTAGLTGLTVVGKDEMVTSEQGLALSMSIAFILIILLLIIVFRMFAIPLISGIPLLAGVVWTVGITGLVLHRLNIMTAMYMVVMIGLGIDYAIHLLTTFVQEKDDGKGTVDAMYASFVKSGSGIATGALTTAVAFFALVIAESEVVKELGFVAGAGIICEYCAMMIFIPALIGFRSHRLEKLGKKESDLFLHKVLRQPRTLPGIGKVIAKHPALIASLFILAGIVIITQAPGVRVEDNIMEMEAEGLESVELQDVMVDEFEMAPDSLSIRTSSIKEAASYADDLERLASVKAVDSIAPFIATEEEQKERLPVIGEFEEKLRVYAPGASIDAGKLTGELERLWMNFSELSILAYGSGMSRMSYILDRLTGVNEEGEKAEVSVIDEIIGLLETDQQAVEGLSSLQKRLGSSFRQKLLHMTEGKTIGIGDLPRSIRDAYISKQGDEYIVNIYPKQNPWIKQNRDVFVRQVESINENSTGMILVADQMSRIAEVDAVRASIVAAVIIFILLFLDFRNIKLSIITMLPLGFSIFSLFGIMAILGIKFDFINVIGIPLLIGIGIDDAVHISHRYRYEGKGKIGTVIEKTGAAIFMTSLTTMIGFASFIPSVMKAMKSTGVVLTIAIALAFVFSLFLHPSMLVLMYEKLHFSFLPWKTAKRKE; translated from the coding sequence ATGGAAACGAATAGCTCACTCAAATCACGCCTTCTGGGAAGGTGGGGCCGTTGGGCGGTTACCAACTGGCAGCGCGCACTCCTCATCGGGTTTGCCGTTACCATTATCTTGGCAATGGGATTTTTCTTTCTTTCGATGGAAATGACATTCTATTCGATTCTTCCCCGGTATTCGAACAAAGTGGTGGAACTGAAGCACATTGTCGAGCAATTTCCACTTTCCTCCGCGATTACCGTCGTTGTCGAAGCCCGGGATAAAGGCGACAGGGAAAGGGCGGCGTTATCCGTGGCTGAAAGTGTCGATGCTCTTACCGATGAGTTCGGAAAAGCGGAATATAGCGAATACATCGATAATGTCACCGGAAAACTCGAAAAGGAGTTTTTCGGGAGGTATGGTCTTATCATCCAGAAAAAGGAGGACCTCGAGAGATTCGTTGACATTTTCGGCAGCCTTGACTTTATCCCCCTGTTGATCGGCCTCAATAATGATTTCGAGGCCGAGTATTCGGGGAATGAGGCCAAACTCGAAGAAGACGAACGAACGGCCGTTTCCCAGTTCAGGGGACTTGAAAAACTCCTGTTGATCATGAAAACGGCCGCGGAAGGAAAGGCAGTCAGCGACGAGACGATCGAAGAAACGACCGACCGGCTCCTCTTCGGCGACGAGTATTTTTTTAACAGGGACAATACCATGGCGCTTTTCATCATCCAGCCGACCTTCGATGTCAATGACCTCGAGGCGCTCGTCACTGCGGTTCCCCTGATGGACCGGGTCGCCAAACGGATCGCGAAAGAACACGGGACGACGGCCGGTCTTACCGGCCTGACTGTCGTCGGCAAGGATGAAATGGTTACCTCGGAGCAGGGACTCGCCCTTTCCATGTCGATCGCCTTTATCCTCATTATTTTGCTTTTGATTATCGTTTTCAGAATGTTCGCCATCCCCCTTATCTCGGGTATTCCCCTCCTCGCCGGGGTGGTCTGGACCGTCGGCATTACCGGATTGGTGTTGCACCGTCTCAACATCATGACCGCCATGTACATGGTGGTCATGATCGGATTGGGCATCGATTACGCGATCCATCTTCTCACCACCTTTGTTCAGGAAAAGGATGACGGCAAGGGGACGGTGGATGCCATGTATGCCAGTTTCGTGAAATCGGGATCGGGAATCGCGACCGGCGCCCTGACCACGGCGGTTGCGTTCTTTGCCCTTGTGATCGCAGAGAGCGAAGTGGTCAAGGAACTGGGATTCGTCGCGGGTGCAGGGATTATCTGCGAATACTGCGCCATGATGATTTTTATCCCCGCGCTTATCGGGTTCAGATCACATCGGCTTGAAAAACTCGGAAAGAAAGAGTCCGATCTTTTTCTCCACAAGGTACTACGGCAGCCCAGGACCCTCCCCGGTATAGGCAAAGTGATCGCAAAACATCCCGCACTCATCGCCTCTCTCTTTATTCTGGCCGGCATAGTCATTATCACACAGGCGCCCGGAGTAAGGGTCGAGGATAATATTATGGAAATGGAGGCGGAAGGACTCGAATCCGTGGAATTGCAGGATGTCATGGTCGACGAGTTCGAAATGGCGCCCGACTCCCTTTCCATCCGAACCTCATCAATCAAAGAGGCCGCATCGTACGCCGACGACCTTGAACGGCTCGCTTCGGTGAAAGCGGTGGATTCGATCGCGCCGTTTATCGCGACGGAGGAAGAACAGAAGGAACGGCTGCCCGTGATCGGTGAATTCGAAGAAAAACTCCGGGTCTACGCCCCCGGCGCTTCGATCGATGCCGGGAAGCTTACCGGAGAACTGGAGCGGTTGTGGATGAACTTTTCGGAACTTTCGATCCTGGCATATGGAAGCGGTATGAGCAGAATGTCATATATCCTGGACCGGCTTACCGGTGTGAACGAGGAGGGGGAGAAGGCGGAAGTATCGGTAATCGATGAGATCATCGGACTTCTTGAAACGGATCAGCAGGCAGTCGAAGGACTTTCGTCACTCCAGAAACGGCTGGGTTCGAGTTTCCGTCAAAAGCTTCTTCATATGACGGAAGGAAAAACCATCGGTATCGGGGATCTCCCCCGGTCGATCAGGGACGCATATATTTCAAAACAGGGGGATGAGTACATCGTCAATATCTATCCCAAACAGAACCCGTGGATCAAACAGAACAGGGACGTGTTCGTGCGGCAGGTGGAAAGTATCAATGAAAACTCGACCGGTATGATTCTTGTTGCGGACCAGATGTCGCGTATCGCAGAAGTCGATGCGGTCCGGGCTTCGATTGTCGCCGCGGTCATTATCTTCATTCTTCTTTTTCTCGATTTCAGAAACATCAAGCTTTCGATCATAACGATGCTTCCGCTGGGATTTTCAATCTTTTCCCTTTTCGGCATCATGGCCATACTCGGCATCAAGTTCGATTTTATCAATGTGATCGGGATTCCGCTTCTTATCGGGATCGGGATCGATGACGCGGTGCATATCAGCCATCGCTACCGCTACGAAGGAAAAGGGAAGATCGGCACGGTGATTGAAAAAACGGGCGCGGCGATATTCATGACTTCGCTGACGACGATGATCGGGTTCGCTTCATTTATTCCCTCGGTCATGAAGGCGATGAAAAGCACGGGGGTTGTCCTCACCATCGCGATCGCGCTGGCATTTGTTTTTTCTCTCTTTTTACATCCCTCGATGCTTGTGCTCATGTATGAAAAGCTGCATTTCAGTTTTCTGCCGTGGAAAACGGCTAAAAGAAAGGAGTAA
- a CDS encoding outer membrane lipoprotein-sorting protein: MKTSISILAVILAAQTALFADTDIEGIVRRADALLRTERVHSVSEMIIYRSGKARPAMNVEGYEMNGEDGSMSLTVYRSPAKMKGTAYLMIGDDIWVRFGNTGRIRKLSSSAKKNSAGGSDFSYNDMNDTSQGLSEKYSPSLLDDNTSVDGAVCYKVQFSAITGKETPYEKLVCYITKDDYRYVKIEYFENSGHIKTLTLSDWRKEGDRSYPYLITMHSHTSPSYTEYRIVSITFDSPLVTERLFTQTYLGQIK; this comes from the coding sequence ATGAAGACGTCTATATCGATACTGGCCGTGATCCTCGCGGCGCAGACGGCGCTGTTCGCCGATACGGATATCGAAGGAATCGTCCGCCGGGCGGACGCGCTGCTCCGGACGGAGAGGGTTCATTCGGTGAGCGAGATGATCATTTACCGTTCGGGAAAAGCACGGCCCGCTATGAACGTGGAAGGATACGAAATGAACGGCGAAGACGGCTCGATGTCGTTGACCGTTTACCGGTCACCGGCGAAAATGAAAGGAACCGCATACCTGATGATCGGGGACGACATATGGGTCAGGTTCGGAAACACGGGAAGGATCAGAAAATTGAGTTCCTCCGCCAAGAAGAACTCGGCCGGGGGCTCGGATTTCTCCTACAATGATATGAATGATACCTCTCAGGGACTTTCCGAAAAGTATTCCCCCTCATTACTCGATGACAATACCTCAGTCGACGGAGCGGTCTGTTATAAAGTGCAGTTTTCAGCCATAACGGGCAAAGAAACCCCCTACGAGAAACTGGTATGCTACATAACGAAGGATGATTACCGGTATGTGAAAATAGAATATTTCGAAAACTCAGGCCATATAAAAACCCTCACCCTTTCGGACTGGCGAAAAGAGGGTGACCGTTCGTATCCGTACCTTATTACCATGCACAGCCACACGAGTCCGTCCTATACCGAATACCGTATCGTGTCGATCACCTTCGACAGCCCCCTGGTCACCGAAAGGCTGTTTACACAAACCTATCTCGGGCAGATAAAATAA
- a CDS encoding CotH kinase family protein, protein MVAAINGNILKRGFFLILVLCITAGCGEVICFSPVPCPDLGPITRIHVSLSPASLKKLYNSVAEDDYAPCLYEEDGRRIKAYIKVRGFTSRIYPKKSFTVKISTENRTIRYCLESFNIENRLVFFAYKKAGLCVPETKGAALFVNGEYIGCYTKIPIYNEDDLEAWYGESDTQLFKCHFGNMGFDLPLHYRSEKCFPDDSDFTTLDRLVYNVAHMGDEEWNAWMDEYIDKDDFIRYMVVHDFCAVRDTSIQNFYIYHHDTVSILPWDNGISMNPDNIPAVGGHNILTGRILENTEMKTRYNAMLELLFIQAGESNITDDMTDELERIYAEIDRAVYHEPTYYIDYSDFINKKNRLMTFLSERSASIPDPPLP, encoded by the coding sequence ATGGTCGCTGCAATTAATGGCAACATATTGAAACGGGGATTTTTTTTAATCCTCGTACTCTGCATTACGGCCGGATGCGGTGAGGTGATCTGTTTTTCTCCGGTACCCTGTCCGGATTTAGGCCCGATTACCCGCATCCATGTCTCCCTTTCACCCGCTTCCCTGAAAAAGCTCTATAACAGTGTCGCGGAAGACGACTATGCACCGTGTCTTTATGAAGAAGACGGGCGGCGTATAAAGGCATATATAAAGGTAAGGGGCTTCACCTCGAGGATATATCCGAAAAAATCCTTTACCGTCAAAATCTCGACGGAAAACCGCACGATTCGATATTGTCTCGAATCATTCAATATCGAGAACAGACTCGTTTTTTTCGCCTATAAAAAAGCGGGGCTTTGCGTTCCGGAAACGAAAGGGGCGGCGTTGTTCGTGAACGGGGAGTATATCGGCTGTTACACGAAAATACCGATTTATAATGAAGACGATCTGGAAGCATGGTACGGTGAGAGCGACACGCAATTGTTCAAATGCCATTTCGGGAATATGGGATTCGATCTTCCCCTTCATTACCGGTCGGAAAAATGCTTTCCGGACGATTCGGACTTTACGACGCTGGACAGGCTTGTCTATAACGTTGCGCATATGGGCGACGAAGAATGGAACGCGTGGATGGATGAGTATATCGATAAAGACGATTTTATACGGTATATGGTCGTGCACGATTTTTGCGCGGTCAGGGACACTTCGATCCAAAACTTCTATATCTACCATCATGACACCGTTAGCATTCTTCCGTGGGACAACGGGATAAGCATGAATCCCGACAATATACCGGCCGTCGGGGGCCACAATATACTCACGGGTCGTATTCTGGAAAACACCGAAATGAAAACACGATACAATGCCATGTTGGAACTTCTCTTCATTCAGGCGGGAGAATCGAACATAACAGACGATATGACGGATGAACTCGAAAGGATCTATGCCGAGATCGACAGGGCAGTGTATCATGAACCGACCTATTATATCGATTATAGCGATTTCATCAATAAAAAAAACAGACTTATGACCTTTCTTTCGGAAAGATCCGCATCGATTCCCGACCCGCCCCTCCCGTAG
- a CDS encoding transcriptional regulator yields the protein MSDLYLGFDQIFFEKTRLSMISLLYREKYVSYNRFRKIIGGTDGAVYSHLKKLLEGGYIRKKKEIIEDTAHTIYSLTRKGEKRFSDYIDFMEKVVREYKGGQTNGNE from the coding sequence ATGAGTGATCTCTACCTGGGATTCGATCAGATATTTTTCGAAAAAACCAGGCTTTCGATGATTTCCCTTCTCTACAGGGAAAAATATGTCAGTTACAACCGGTTCAGGAAAATTATCGGCGGAACAGACGGCGCGGTCTATTCACATCTCAAAAAACTCCTCGAAGGCGGGTATATCAGGAAAAAGAAGGAAATTATCGAAGATACGGCGCATACGATCTATTCCCTCACCCGAAAGGGGGAAAAGCGTTTTTCCGATTATATCGATTTCATGGAAAAGGTCGTTCGGGAATATAAAGGAGGACAGACGAATGGAAACGAATAG